A stretch of the Sphingomonas sp. CL5.1 genome encodes the following:
- a CDS encoding YebC/PmpR family DNA-binding transcriptional regulator produces the protein MAGHSKFKNIMHRKGAQDKKRSAAFSKLSREITVAAKMGTPDPDMNPRLRAAVNAAKAASMPKDNIQRAIDKASRGDAENYEEVRYEGFGPGGVSLIIEALTDNRNRTATNVRTAVSKNGGNLGASGSVSHGFDRMGLITYPASAGNAEKVFEAALEAGAEDVQSSEDGHEIWTAQADLHEVARALEPVLGEYEGAKLAWRPQTVVQVDESDAATLFKLIDTLDDDDDVQQVWGNYEVSDEVMEKLG, from the coding sequence ATGGCAGGCCATTCCAAGTTCAAGAACATCATGCACCGCAAGGGCGCGCAGGATAAGAAGCGCTCGGCGGCCTTCTCCAAGCTCAGCCGCGAGATCACCGTCGCGGCGAAGATGGGCACGCCCGATCCCGACATGAACCCGCGCCTGCGCGCCGCCGTCAACGCGGCCAAGGCGGCGTCGATGCCGAAGGACAATATCCAACGCGCGATCGACAAGGCGAGCCGGGGCGACGCGGAGAATTACGAGGAAGTGCGCTACGAGGGCTTCGGCCCCGGCGGCGTCAGCCTCATCATCGAGGCGCTGACTGACAACCGCAACCGCACCGCGACCAACGTGCGCACGGCGGTGAGCAAGAATGGCGGCAATCTCGGCGCGTCCGGCTCGGTGAGCCACGGCTTCGACCGCATGGGCCTCATCACCTATCCGGCGAGCGCGGGCAACGCCGAGAAGGTGTTCGAGGCGGCGCTGGAAGCCGGAGCGGAGGACGTGCAGTCGAGCGAGGACGGACACGAGATATGGACGGCGCAGGCCGATCTCCACGAAGTCGCCCGCGCGCTGGAGCCGGTGCTGGGCGAATATGAGGGCGCGAAGCTCGCGTGGCGACCGCAAACGGTGGTGCAGGTCGACGAAAGCGACGCCGCGACCCTGTTCAAGCTGATCGACACGCTCGACGACGACGACGACGTGCAGCAGGTATGGGGCAATTACGAGGTTTCCGACGAAGTGATGGAAAAGCTGGGCTGA
- the pdxH gene encoding pyridoxamine 5'-phosphate oxidase, with protein sequence MSTDPFALFDIWYAEARASEPNDSNAMALATADAEGRPSVRMVLLKGHGRDGFVFYTNREGRKAADLAANPHAALLFHWKSLRRQIRIEGPVTLAGDAESDAYFATRSRDSQLGAWASDQSRPLDRRETFEARFEEVKARFEGREVPRPPHWGGYRVTPERIEFWQDRAHRLHERRLFLPDGARGWREGLLYP encoded by the coding sequence ATGAGCACCGATCCCTTCGCCCTGTTCGACATCTGGTATGCCGAGGCGCGCGCCAGCGAGCCGAACGATTCCAACGCGATGGCGCTGGCGACGGCGGATGCCGAGGGGCGCCCGTCGGTGCGCATGGTGCTGCTGAAGGGGCATGGTCGCGACGGGTTCGTCTTCTACACCAACCGTGAAGGGCGCAAGGCGGCCGACCTCGCGGCGAACCCGCATGCCGCGCTGCTGTTCCACTGGAAATCGCTGCGCCGCCAGATCCGCATCGAGGGGCCGGTGACGCTGGCGGGCGACGCGGAGAGCGACGCCTATTTCGCGACACGCAGCCGCGATTCGCAGCTCGGCGCCTGGGCGTCGGACCAATCGCGCCCGCTCGACCGGCGCGAGACGTTCGAGGCGCGGTTCGAGGAGGTGAAGGCGCGCTTCGAAGGCCGCGAGGTGCCGCGCCCGCCGCATTGGGGCGGCTATCGCGTCACGCCCGAGCGGATCGAGTTCTGGCAGGATCGCGCCCATCGCCTGCACGAACGCCGCCTGTTCCTGCCCGATGGCGCACGCGGGTGGCGCGAAGGGTTGCTCTACCCATGA
- a CDS encoding cation diffusion facilitator family transporter, with protein MTGEERRRVIPLAMRAALASVAMATSLLALKGFGAWHTGSVAMLGSLADTALDLLASIVTLYGVRLAAEPADHDHRFGHGKAEALAALFQVALIAASAVGIAWRAVAAFGDPEPTRDAGLGIVVSAIAIGATLVLLWYQRTIIRRTGSIAILADNLHYQSDALLNGSVIVALVLDQFVGWHWADPVFGIAIALWLAWGAFQASSQAIDQLMDKEWPEDQRAAYIEVAARQPGIRGIHDFRTRRSGSHDFAQFHMEVDGDLSVTEAHEIVVNVEHRLRDAFPKVEVLIHLDPEGYEDTDNPLIEADVTPHWFGKRI; from the coding sequence ATGACGGGCGAGGAGCGCCGCCGCGTCATTCCGCTCGCGATGCGCGCCGCGCTTGCCAGCGTGGCGATGGCCACGTCGCTGCTGGCGCTCAAGGGGTTCGGCGCGTGGCATACCGGATCGGTGGCGATGCTCGGCTCGCTCGCCGACACCGCGCTCGACCTGCTCGCGAGCATCGTCACTCTCTACGGCGTCAGGCTGGCGGCGGAGCCGGCCGATCACGACCACCGCTTCGGCCACGGCAAGGCGGAGGCGCTGGCGGCCTTGTTCCAGGTCGCGCTGATCGCCGCCTCGGCGGTCGGCATCGCATGGCGCGCCGTGGCCGCGTTCGGCGATCCCGAGCCGACCCGCGACGCGGGGCTGGGCATCGTCGTCTCGGCGATCGCGATCGGCGCGACGCTCGTCCTGCTCTGGTATCAGCGCACGATCATCCGCCGCACCGGATCGATCGCGATCCTCGCCGACAACCTCCACTACCAGTCCGACGCGCTGCTCAACGGATCGGTGATCGTCGCGCTGGTGCTGGATCAGTTCGTCGGCTGGCACTGGGCGGACCCGGTGTTCGGCATCGCCATCGCGCTGTGGCTGGCGTGGGGCGCGTTCCAGGCGTCGAGCCAGGCGATCGACCAGCTCATGGACAAGGAATGGCCGGAGGACCAGCGCGCCGCCTATATCGAGGTCGCCGCGCGCCAGCCGGGGATCAGGGGCATCCACGATTTCCGCACGCGCCGCTCCGGCAGCCACGATTTCGCGCAATTCCACATGGAGGTGGACGGCGACCTGAGCGTCACCGAGGCGCATGAGATCGTCGTCAACGTCGAGCATCGCCTGCGCGACGCCTTCCCCAAGGTGGAGGTGCTGATCCACCTCGATCCCGAAGGCTATGAGGATACCGACAATCCGCTGATCGAGGCGGACGTGACGCCGCACTGGTTCGGCAAGCGGATATGA
- a CDS encoding PhzF family phenazine biosynthesis protein codes for MRLGFAQIDAFASAPFTGNPAAVMPLSGWLDDALLQKIAAENNLSETAFFIPDKSGAADFELRWFTPVAEVEMCGHATLASGHFVLSSDDARQRVRFRTRMAGVLEVARDGAGYAMELPAWAPAPKPLPDAVAALGLSGAVETLWHSSRYSLIVVENADIVRALDPDFRALAKLGDWLTIVSAPGDDSDIISRCFAPAHGIDEDPVTGSAHAVLTPYWAKRLGRDRFSAFQASARGGRLSCRLDGDRAVLGGDCVTVIEGTFLLG; via the coding sequence ATGAGACTGGGTTTCGCGCAGATCGACGCCTTCGCGAGCGCGCCGTTCACCGGCAATCCGGCGGCGGTGATGCCACTCTCCGGGTGGCTGGACGACGCATTGCTCCAGAAGATCGCGGCGGAGAACAACCTTTCCGAAACCGCCTTCTTCATCCCCGACAAGAGCGGCGCGGCGGATTTCGAGCTGCGCTGGTTCACCCCCGTGGCCGAAGTGGAGATGTGCGGCCATGCCACGCTGGCGAGCGGGCATTTCGTGCTGTCGAGCGACGACGCGCGCCAGCGGGTGCGCTTCCGCACGCGCATGGCCGGCGTGCTGGAGGTGGCGCGCGACGGCGCGGGCTATGCGATGGAGCTGCCGGCATGGGCGCCCGCGCCGAAGCCATTGCCGGATGCCGTCGCCGCGCTCGGGCTGTCGGGGGCGGTGGAGACGCTGTGGCATTCCAGCCGCTACAGCCTGATCGTGGTGGAGAACGCCGATATCGTCCGCGCGCTCGATCCGGATTTCCGCGCGCTGGCGAAGCTGGGGGACTGGCTGACGATCGTCTCCGCGCCGGGAGACGACAGCGACATCATCAGCCGCTGCTTCGCGCCGGCGCACGGGATCGACGAAGACCCGGTGACCGGCTCCGCCCATGCGGTGCTGACGCCTTATTGGGCGAAGCGGCTGGGGCGTGACAGGTTCAGCGCGTTCCAGGCGAGCGCGCGCGGCGGGCGGCTGTCATGCCGCCTCGATGGTGATCGCGCGGTGCTGGGCGGCGATTGCGTGACGGTGATCGAGGGGACGTTCCTGCTGGGGTGA
- a CDS encoding EI24 domain-containing protein, which yields MFGAFALSLAQLGDPRIQRVLGKSLLLTLALFVLLGVGVWWGVEAWAARSAWHDALAGAATVVALGLGFWFLFRAVAIAVVGLFADEVVAAVEARHYPAALASARPVAMHRAALMGLRSAARFLIVNLLLLPAYGVLLVTGVGTAALFFIVNGWLLGRDLADMVAARHMDDAAMRAWRRTNGARRFLLGLAATGLFVVPLLNILAPVLGAAMATHFFHRGRA from the coding sequence ATGTTCGGCGCTTTCGCCCTGTCGCTGGCCCAGTTGGGCGATCCGCGCATCCAGCGCGTGCTGGGCAAGAGCCTGCTCCTCACGCTCGCGCTGTTCGTGCTGCTCGGCGTCGGCGTGTGGTGGGGCGTGGAGGCGTGGGCGGCGCGATCGGCATGGCATGACGCGCTGGCCGGCGCCGCGACTGTCGTGGCGCTGGGCTTGGGCTTCTGGTTCCTGTTCCGCGCGGTGGCGATCGCGGTGGTCGGGCTGTTCGCCGACGAGGTGGTCGCGGCGGTGGAGGCGCGGCATTATCCGGCGGCGCTGGCGAGCGCACGGCCGGTGGCGATGCACCGCGCGGCGCTGATGGGGCTGCGCTCGGCGGCGCGCTTCCTGATCGTCAACCTGCTGCTGCTGCCGGCCTATGGCGTGCTGCTCGTCACCGGCGTCGGCACGGCGGCGCTGTTCTTCATCGTCAACGGCTGGCTGCTCGGGCGCGATCTCGCGGACATGGTCGCGGCGCGGCACATGGACGATGCGGCGATGCGCGCGTGGCGCCGGACGAACGGCGCGCGGCGCTTCCTGCTCGGGCTTGCCGCGACCGGGCTGTTCGTGGTTCCGCTGCTCAACATCCTCGCGCCGGTGCTCGGCGCGGCGATGGCGACGCATTTCTTTCATCGGGGACGGGCATGA
- a CDS encoding adenosine kinase codes for MTKPSYAVVAIGNAIVDIIAPATDDFITGNGMTKGAMQLVFSPEEADALYARMGPGQEVSGGSAANTIAGIASLGGKCGFIGQVADDQLGQVFAHDIRSAGIRFDTVARAGQPTTGRCLIFVTPDGQRTMNTFLGASHYLPAAALDRDLIADAHYLYLEGYLWDPEEPRAAMRAAIDVARTAGRKVAFTLSAEFVIERHRGAFRELIDHGLIDVLFANEAEIMCLTETGDVEAAIAAVRAKVPLLVVTLSEKGAMAITGGERVRVGAAPVDKVIDTTGAGDLFAAGFLHAQAEGRGLEDSLRLGAACAAEVISHYGARPLVDLKTLA; via the coding sequence TTGACCAAGCCCAGTTACGCGGTAGTCGCGATCGGCAACGCCATCGTCGACATCATCGCCCCCGCCACCGACGATTTCATCACCGGCAACGGCATGACCAAGGGCGCGATGCAGCTCGTCTTCTCGCCGGAGGAGGCCGACGCGCTCTATGCCAGGATGGGGCCGGGGCAGGAGGTTTCCGGCGGCTCGGCGGCGAACACGATCGCCGGCATCGCCTCGCTCGGCGGCAAGTGCGGTTTCATCGGGCAGGTCGCCGACGACCAGCTCGGGCAGGTCTTCGCGCATGACATCCGCTCGGCCGGCATCCGCTTCGACACCGTCGCGCGCGCCGGCCAGCCGACCACCGGCCGCTGCCTGATCTTCGTGACGCCCGACGGGCAGCGCACGATGAACACCTTCCTCGGCGCGTCGCATTACCTGCCCGCCGCGGCGCTGGACCGCGACCTGATCGCCGACGCGCACTATCTCTATCTCGAAGGCTATCTGTGGGACCCGGAAGAGCCGCGCGCCGCGATGCGCGCCGCGATCGACGTCGCCCGCACGGCCGGGCGCAAGGTGGCCTTCACGCTTTCGGCGGAATTCGTCATCGAGCGCCATCGCGGCGCGTTCCGCGAATTGATCGACCACGGCCTGATCGACGTGCTGTTCGCCAACGAGGCGGAGATCATGTGCCTCACCGAGACCGGCGACGTGGAGGCGGCGATCGCGGCGGTGCGGGCGAAGGTGCCGCTGCTCGTCGTCACGCTGAGCGAGAAGGGCGCGATGGCGATCACGGGCGGCGAGCGCGTCCGCGTCGGCGCCGCCCCGGTGGACAAGGTGATCGACACGACCGGCGCGGGCGACCTGTTCGCGGCCGGCTTCCTCCACGCGCAGGCCGAAGGACGCGGGCTGGAGGATTCGCTGCGGCTGGGCGCGGCCTGCGCGGCGGAGGTCATCAGCCATTACGGCGCGCGGCCGCTGGTGGACCTGAAGACGCTGGCTTGA
- the hrpB gene encoding ATP-dependent helicase HrpB codes for MTPALPIHAVLPDLLATLRERSAAVLVAPPGAGKTTAVAPALIAEGWCGGEVLLLSPRRLAARAAAERMAALAGEPVGRTFGYATRLDTKRSAQTRVTVVTEGIFVARIQNDPELAGVSAVLFDEVHERSLDGDFGLALAIDAQGGLRPDLRLVAMSATLDGARFARLLGDAPVIESEGRSWPLELRYLGRGGETRIEEAMAGAIRQALRETADGVLAFLPGVAEIERTAERLEGVPGVTLHKLHGSLDPAAQRAAIRAEPDGARKLVLATSIAETSLTLDGIGVVVDSGLARRPRYDRAAGMTRLVTERASQAAVTQRAGRAARQRPGVAYRLWEEAATAGLPRFDPPEILEADLSALVLASALWGVADPRDLTWLDPPPDAAVTEARARLAVLEAIDADGRPTAHGRAIAALPMPPRLAHMLVRAGEMGLAATAAEIAVLLGERGLGGNDADLELRLRRWRGDRSRKAEAARSLAARWAKLAGGGGRAGGAEAVATCIALAFPDRVARRRDASGERWASAGGRGFRLDPASPLARNEWLAVAETQGMAAGARILSAAAIEPDAVEALFADRIETRHTAEFDAATGAVRPLRERRLGAVRLSSGPDSHASPEAISAALVEGVRRHGLDLLPWSDGARAFRVRAGYAGVPLDDAALLDRLDEWLPAAVEGKRRFDAIAPGALTDAIRGLLSWDDLQRIERIAPAHFTSPAGSNHAIDYGAEGGPRVELRVQALFGLSEHPVVGGERVPLVLSLTSPAGRPIQTTRDLPGFWAGSWAAVAKEMRGRYPKHPWPDDPAGANATLRTKNADARRGQSG; via the coding sequence GTGACGCCTGCCCTCCCCATCCACGCCGTCCTCCCCGACCTGCTCGCCACCCTGCGCGAGCGATCGGCGGCGGTGCTGGTCGCGCCGCCCGGCGCGGGCAAGACCACGGCGGTCGCCCCCGCGCTGATCGCGGAAGGCTGGTGCGGCGGCGAGGTGTTGCTGCTCTCCCCCCGCCGCCTCGCCGCGCGCGCGGCGGCGGAGCGGATGGCGGCGCTGGCCGGCGAGCCGGTCGGCCGGACCTTCGGCTATGCCACGCGCCTCGACACGAAGCGTTCCGCCCAGACGCGCGTGACGGTGGTGACGGAGGGTATCTTCGTCGCGCGCATCCAGAACGATCCCGAGCTTGCGGGCGTCTCCGCCGTGCTGTTCGACGAGGTGCACGAGCGCAGCCTCGACGGCGATTTCGGCCTCGCGCTGGCGATCGACGCGCAAGGGGGGCTGCGGCCGGACCTGCGGCTGGTCGCCATGTCCGCGACGCTCGACGGCGCGCGCTTCGCCCGGCTGCTCGGCGACGCGCCGGTGATCGAGAGCGAGGGGCGGAGCTGGCCGCTGGAGCTGCGCTATCTCGGGCGCGGCGGCGAGACGCGGATCGAGGAGGCGATGGCCGGCGCGATCCGGCAGGCGCTGCGCGAGACGGCGGACGGCGTACTCGCCTTCCTCCCCGGCGTGGCCGAGATCGAGCGCACTGCCGAGCGGCTGGAAGGCGTACCCGGCGTCACGCTCCACAAGCTCCACGGCAGCCTCGACCCCGCCGCGCAGCGCGCCGCGATCCGCGCCGAGCCGGACGGCGCGCGCAAGCTGGTGCTGGCCACCTCGATCGCGGAGACCAGCCTGACGCTCGACGGCATCGGCGTGGTGGTCGATTCCGGCCTCGCGCGCCGCCCGCGCTACGATCGCGCGGCGGGGATGACGCGGCTCGTCACCGAGCGCGCGAGCCAGGCGGCGGTGACGCAGCGCGCCGGCCGCGCCGCGCGGCAACGGCCCGGCGTCGCCTATCGCTTGTGGGAGGAGGCGGCCACCGCCGGCCTGCCGCGCTTCGACCCGCCGGAGATACTGGAGGCGGACCTGTCGGCGCTGGTGCTGGCGTCGGCGCTCTGGGGCGTCGCCGATCCGCGCGACCTCACGTGGCTCGATCCACCGCCCGACGCCGCCGTGACGGAGGCGCGCGCGCGGCTCGCCGTGCTGGAGGCGATCGACGCGGACGGCCGCCCGACCGCGCACGGCCGCGCCATCGCCGCCTTGCCGATGCCGCCGCGCCTCGCGCACATGCTGGTCCGTGCCGGCGAGATGGGGCTGGCGGCGACGGCGGCGGAGATCGCGGTGCTGCTCGGCGAGCGCGGGCTGGGCGGCAATGACGCCGATCTGGAGCTGCGGCTGCGGCGCTGGCGCGGCGACCGCTCGCGCAAGGCGGAGGCGGCGCGGAGCCTCGCGGCGCGCTGGGCGAAGCTGGCTGGCGGCGGCGGACGAGCGGGCGGCGCGGAAGCCGTAGCGACCTGCATCGCCCTCGCCTTCCCCGATCGCGTGGCGCGGCGGCGCGATGCCTCAGGCGAGCGCTGGGCGTCGGCCGGCGGACGCGGCTTCCGGCTCGACCCCGCCTCGCCGCTCGCGCGCAACGAATGGCTCGCCGTGGCGGAGACGCAGGGCATGGCGGCCGGCGCGCGCATCCTCTCGGCGGCGGCGATCGAGCCGGACGCGGTCGAGGCGCTGTTCGCCGACCGGATCGAGACGCGCCACACCGCCGAGTTCGACGCGGCGACCGGCGCGGTGCGGCCGCTGCGCGAGCGCCGGCTCGGCGCGGTGCGGCTGTCGAGCGGGCCGGACTCCCATGCCTCGCCCGAGGCGATCAGCGCGGCGCTGGTCGAGGGGGTGCGTCGGCACGGCCTCGACCTGTTGCCATGGAGCGACGGCGCACGCGCCTTCCGGGTCCGCGCGGGCTATGCCGGCGTGCCGCTGGACGATGCTGCGCTGCTCGACCGGCTCGACGAATGGCTGCCGGCGGCGGTGGAGGGAAAGCGCCGGTTCGACGCGATCGCGCCCGGCGCGCTGACCGACGCGATCCGGGGCCTCCTCTCGTGGGACGACCTCCAGCGCATCGAGCGGATCGCCCCCGCGCATTTCACCAGCCCCGCCGGCAGCAACCATGCCATCGACTATGGCGCGGAGGGCGGGCCGCGCGTCGAGCTGCGCGTGCAGGCGCTGTTCGGACTTTCGGAGCATCCGGTCGTGGGTGGGGAGCGCGTGCCGCTCGTCCTGTCGCTCACCTCGCCCGCCGGGCGGCCGATCCAGACGACGCGCGACCTGCCCGGCTTCTGGGCCGGAAGCTGGGCGGCGGTGGCGAAGGAGATGCGCGGCCGCTATCCAAAGCATCCGTGGCCGGATGATCCCGCCGGCGCCAACGCCACGCTGCGCACGAAAAATGCCGATGCAAGGCGCGGACAATCGGGCTAA
- a CDS encoding ETC complex I subunit, with protein sequence MPNARIYQRPKNAMQSGKYRTDRWVLEFEPAEAKRPDPLTGWAGSGDTRDQVRLGFPTSEAAIAYAEREGLAFTVIPAPERKLKLQAYADNFR encoded by the coding sequence ATGCCTAATGCTCGCATCTACCAGCGCCCGAAGAACGCCATGCAATCGGGCAAGTATCGCACCGACCGCTGGGTGCTCGAGTTCGAACCGGCCGAGGCCAAGCGCCCCGATCCGCTCACCGGCTGGGCCGGCAGCGGCGACACGCGCGATCAGGTGCGGCTCGGCTTCCCGACCAGCGAGGCGGCGATCGCCTATGCCGAGCGCGAGGGGCTGGCCTTCACCGTGATTCCCGCGCCGGAGCGCAAGCTGAAGCTGCAGGCCTACGCGGACAATTTCCGCTGA
- a CDS encoding NUDIX hydrolase: MTAETVWEGRFIRVVKQGKWEYAARCRGIGAAVILAITRADEVILVEQYRVPLGRNCLELPAGLVGDEQEGEDIAPAAIRELEEETGYRAGRVEPLGFFHSSPGMVSEGFTLVRAHDLVKVGAGGGDGDENIIVHVVPRGEVAAFVARKRAEGVAIDVKMLLLLADTLIGGSDQRKLSA, translated from the coding sequence ATGACCGCCGAAACCGTATGGGAGGGCCGCTTCATCCGCGTGGTGAAGCAGGGGAAGTGGGAATATGCCGCGCGCTGCCGGGGGATCGGCGCGGCGGTGATCCTGGCGATCACGCGGGCGGACGAGGTGATCCTCGTCGAGCAATATCGCGTGCCGCTCGGCCGCAATTGCCTTGAGCTGCCCGCCGGGCTGGTCGGCGACGAGCAGGAGGGCGAGGATATCGCCCCCGCCGCGATCCGCGAGCTGGAGGAGGAGACCGGCTATCGCGCCGGCCGCGTCGAGCCGCTCGGCTTCTTCCATTCCTCGCCCGGCATGGTGAGCGAGGGCTTCACTTTGGTCCGCGCGCACGATCTGGTGAAGGTCGGCGCGGGCGGCGGGGACGGAGACGAGAATATCATCGTCCATGTCGTCCCGCGCGGCGAGGTGGCGGCGTTCGTCGCGCGCAAGCGCGCCGAGGGCGTCGCGATTGACGTGAAGATGCTGCTGCTCCTCGCCGATACGCTGATCGGCGGATCAGATCAGCGGAAATTGTCCGCGTAG
- a CDS encoding TPM domain-containing protein codes for MRMTAEDRDRVTAAVTAAEAGTDGEIVTVVARASDAYHDVALHWTLLAMLLVLALLAAFPRETVERLHLLVDPWAPAVSTRAALTIALFLLAVTFLICRLVLAWRPLRLALTPGATKARRVRARALAIFRAAAEKRTAAGTGVLLYLSLDEHRAEIIADAAIHDRVPDETWGAAMAALVGPLREDHPADGMVAAVGQIGLVLGEHFPRTPGDTNELPDRLIIL; via the coding sequence ATGCGGATGACGGCGGAGGATCGCGATCGCGTCACGGCGGCGGTGACGGCCGCCGAGGCGGGTACCGACGGGGAGATCGTGACGGTCGTCGCGCGCGCGTCCGATGCCTATCACGATGTCGCGCTGCACTGGACGTTGCTGGCGATGCTGCTGGTGCTGGCGCTGCTCGCCGCCTTTCCGCGGGAAACGGTCGAGCGGCTGCACCTGCTGGTCGATCCGTGGGCGCCGGCCGTCTCGACCCGCGCGGCGCTGACCATCGCGCTGTTCCTGCTCGCCGTCACCTTCCTGATCTGCCGCCTCGTCCTCGCATGGCGGCCGCTGCGACTCGCGCTGACGCCGGGGGCGACCAAGGCGCGCCGCGTCCGCGCCCGCGCGCTCGCCATCTTCCGCGCCGCGGCCGAGAAGCGCACGGCGGCGGGCACCGGCGTGCTGCTCTACCTCAGCCTCGACGAGCATCGCGCGGAGATCATCGCCGACGCCGCGATCCACGATCGCGTGCCCGACGAGACCTGGGGCGCTGCGATGGCGGCGCTGGTCGGCCCGCTCCGCGAGGATCACCCGGCCGACGGCATGGTCGCCGCCGTCGGCCAGATCGGGCTGGTGCTCGGGGAGCATTTCCCGCGCACGCCCGGCGACACCAACGAACTGCCGGATCGACTCATCATCCTATGA